Proteins found in one Salvia splendens isolate huo1 chromosome 10, SspV2, whole genome shotgun sequence genomic segment:
- the LOC121751382 gene encoding peptidyl-prolyl cis-trans isomerase Pin1-like has protein sequence MSSSEQVRASHILIKHEGSRRKSSWRDPEGSRISATKRDSAVAQLKTIRDDIVAGKTRFDDVASRLSDCSSAKRGGDLGPFGRGQMQKPFEDVTFSLKVGEISEIVDTDSGSHIIMRTG, from the exons ATGTCATCGAGCGAGCAGGTTCGCGCATCGCACATACTGATAAAGCACGAAGGATCGCGCCGGAAGTCCTCCTGGAGAGACCCCGAGGGCAGCCGCATCTCCGCTACCAAAAGAGACAGCGCCGTCGCTCAGCTTAAGACCATCCGAGACGATATCGTCGCCGGAAAAACCAGATTCGACGATGTTGCATCCCGCCTTTCTGACTGCAGCTCCGCCAAGCGTGGCGGCGATCTCG GCCCCTTTGGCCGAGGTCAGATGCAGAAGCCGTTTGAAGATGTCACATTCAGTCTGAAGGTTGGGGAAATCAGTGAAATTGTTGACACTGATAGTGGGTCCCACATAATAATGAGAACGGGTTGA